The following coding sequences are from one Acidobacteriota bacterium window:
- a CDS encoding peptidase M14 has protein sequence MTCSRLLSHMHRPLSASPYGLAAAALLALTVPQGAPAQPGDAGSALLTRAERTGYRETTGYDEVVQLVESAAALSDRVHATSFGMTVEGRSLPLVVVGDVPDARSASVIAPGRIRVWLQANIHGGEVCGKEALLMLLRALVNGRHEEWQSSLILLIAPIYNADGNERVALNNRPYQLGPVGGMGTRRNAQDLDLNRDHMKLESPEARALVGAYADYDPHVVIDLHTTNGTQHAYHLTYAPPLHPNTHPAIDTLLRDEWLPAVSDAVRASDGWEFYHYGNVPRAAGAEPSWRTFDHRPRFNNNYVGLRNRIALISEAYAYAPFEERVAATLRFVEESLAFAHEHAARIAALTAEADGTPVAGRSLAVRAVPRRSPEPVEILLGRTEEVPHPETGEPMRRRLDVFEPTLMDEYVAFEPVGDGLEVAPASYYVPADLTPVVDLLAAHGVGAEPLEAAVTVDAEQFVISGTSLAEGAFEGHYQRTVAGAWEAVERTVPAGTLVVTVAPRLGRLAFALLEPRSDDGIVNWNFLDEWIEAGSVYPILRVRAAPVPGP, from the coding sequence ATGACCTGCTCACGGTTACTATCGCACATGCATCGCCCCCTGAGTGCTTCGCCCTACGGTCTGGCCGCCGCCGCTCTGCTGGCGCTGACGGTGCCGCAAGGTGCGCCGGCGCAGCCGGGCGATGCCGGGTCGGCTCTGCTGACACGGGCGGAGCGGACCGGCTACCGGGAGACGACCGGGTATGACGAGGTCGTGCAACTCGTCGAGAGCGCCGCCGCGCTGTCAGACCGCGTTCACGCGACCAGCTTCGGGATGACGGTGGAGGGTCGGTCGCTCCCGCTCGTCGTTGTAGGGGATGTCCCGGATGCGCGTTCAGCGTCGGTCATCGCCCCCGGCCGGATCCGCGTATGGCTGCAGGCAAACATCCACGGCGGCGAGGTGTGCGGCAAGGAAGCGCTGCTGATGCTGCTGCGGGCTCTCGTCAACGGCCGCCACGAGGAGTGGCAGTCGTCGCTGATCCTGCTTATTGCTCCCATCTACAACGCCGACGGCAACGAGCGGGTGGCGCTGAACAACCGGCCGTACCAGCTCGGTCCGGTGGGCGGCATGGGCACGCGGCGCAATGCGCAGGACCTCGACCTGAACCGCGACCACATGAAGCTGGAATCGCCGGAGGCGCGGGCGCTGGTCGGCGCGTATGCCGACTACGACCCGCACGTGGTCATCGACCTGCACACGACCAACGGCACGCAGCATGCGTATCACCTGACCTACGCGCCGCCGCTGCATCCGAACACCCACCCTGCCATCGACACGCTGCTGCGCGACGAGTGGCTGCCCGCCGTGAGCGATGCCGTCAGGGCGAGCGACGGGTGGGAGTTCTACCACTACGGGAACGTGCCGCGCGCGGCGGGCGCCGAGCCGAGCTGGCGCACGTTCGACCACCGCCCGCGGTTCAACAACAACTACGTCGGCCTGCGCAACCGGATCGCGCTCATCAGCGAGGCCTACGCCTACGCGCCGTTCGAGGAACGCGTGGCCGCGACGCTCCGCTTCGTGGAGGAGTCGCTCGCGTTCGCGCACGAGCACGCGGCCCGCATCGCCGCACTGACCGCGGAGGCCGACGGCACGCCGGTTGCCGGCCGTTCGCTGGCCGTGCGGGCCGTTCCGCGGCGATCACCGGAGCCGGTGGAGATCCTGCTGGGGCGGACGGAGGAGGTCCCGCATCCCGAAACGGGTGAGCCGATGCGGCGCCGGCTCGATGTCTTCGAGCCGACGTTGATGGACGAGTACGTCGCGTTCGAGCCGGTCGGGGACGGTCTGGAGGTCGCGCCGGCGTCCTACTACGTGCCGGCCGACCTGACGCCGGTCGTCGACCTGCTGGCGGCCCACGGCGTCGGCGCCGAACCGCTGGAAGCCGCCGTGACCGTCGATGCCGAGCAGTTCGTCATCAGCGGTACGTCGCTTGCCGAGGGGGCTTTCGAGGGGCACTACCAGCGCACGGTGGCCGGCGCCTGGGAGGCGGTGGAGCGCACCGTCCCCGCGGGCACGCTGGTGGTGACGGTCGCACCGCGGCTCGGGCGCCTGGCGTTCGCGCTGCTCGAGCCTCGCTCGGACGACGGGATCGTGAACTGGAACTTCCTGGACGAGTGGATCGAGGCAGGTTCGGTCTATCCCATCCTGAGAGTGCGCGCGGCACCAGTGCCCGGGCCGTGA
- a CDS encoding type II toxin-antitoxin system Phd/YefM family antitoxin encodes MKTISVRELQKSVKQVVDSAQTDRVVVTRRGEPAAVVFGVEGKDWETVVLETSPALWDLIEARRREPTISSDELERRFK; translated from the coding sequence ATGAAGACGATTTCCGTGCGGGAACTGCAGAAGAGCGTCAAGCAAGTCGTGGACTCGGCCCAGACGGACCGCGTGGTCGTCACACGTCGCGGTGAACCGGCCGCCGTGGTGTTCGGAGTCGAAGGCAAAGACTGGGAAACCGTGGTTCTGGAGACCAGCCCTGCCCTTTGGGATCTCATCGAGGCACGCCGCCGCGAGCCGACGATCTCTTCAGACGAGCTGGAGCGCAGATTCAAGTAG
- a CDS encoding carboxypeptidase regulatory-like domain-containing protein, with amino-acid sequence MRATSRIGLLGVTLLAVIMFGLTGASPQAAGNDIAGVVRSAGGGEAGVWVIAETDDMETTFRKIVVTGDDGRFLVPDLPDADYEVWVRGYGLVDSEKHPARPGEELTLPVTAAATAQEAARIYPANYWYSLLEVPAESEFPGTGADGNGISERMRHQAEWVDRLKDGCQLCHQMGNMATREMPMLDLDDFDSTLDAWEHRVQVGRSGPSMSSGLNRMGRERALGLFADWTDRIAAGEVPPAPPRPQGQERNLVLTMWGWGDTMAMVHDEIATDKRNPHLYPDGPVYGVGGAGLTITDPVTHRSVRMDMTTRDPMPERGDSYSGTTALIPSPYWGTERPTTRGYSAHNPMMDAKGRLWITQLIRAPENPDWCQDGSDHPSAKNFPISRSQRQLSYYDTDSGEFVHIDTCYMTHHLQFAEDENDTLWLSGSTDVVGWLNTKLYDETGDEQAAQGWCPTIVDTNGDGVIGEYTEPGEPQEAGKDMRLDGFAYGIIPNPVDGSIWIARRLPVPGSIVRLDLGDNPPETCSAEVYEPPFENPDVDPSQWGHGGRGIDVDRNGVLWTALGGSGHLASFDRSKCAVLNGPTATGQHCPEGWTLYPTPGPQMKGVTAAGSADFHYYNWVDQFDTLGLGANVPIANGTSSDALLALLPETGEWVTLRVPYPLGFYTRGLDGRIDDREAGWKGRGVWASYDSVTNWHQEGGKGMTSEIVRFQIRPHPLAE; translated from the coding sequence ATGCGCGCGACATCCCGAATCGGTTTACTGGGAGTGACGCTCCTGGCGGTCATCATGTTCGGTCTGACTGGCGCGAGCCCGCAGGCGGCGGGCAACGATATCGCCGGCGTCGTGCGGAGCGCCGGCGGCGGCGAGGCGGGCGTGTGGGTCATCGCGGAAACCGACGACATGGAGACCACGTTCCGCAAGATCGTCGTCACCGGCGACGACGGGCGCTTCCTGGTCCCGGATCTGCCGGACGCCGACTACGAGGTGTGGGTGCGCGGCTACGGCCTGGTGGACTCCGAGAAGCACCCGGCGCGCCCCGGCGAAGAGCTGACCTTGCCCGTAACGGCGGCGGCCACCGCGCAGGAAGCGGCGCGCATCTACCCGGCCAACTACTGGTACTCGCTGCTGGAGGTGCCGGCCGAGAGCGAGTTCCCGGGCACCGGGGCCGACGGCAACGGCATCAGCGAGCGGATGCGGCACCAGGCCGAGTGGGTCGATCGGCTGAAGGACGGCTGCCAGCTCTGCCACCAGATGGGCAACATGGCGACCCGCGAGATGCCGATGCTGGACCTCGACGACTTCGACTCCACGCTGGACGCGTGGGAGCACCGCGTGCAGGTCGGCCGGAGCGGGCCCAGCATGAGCAGCGGGCTGAACCGCATGGGGCGCGAGCGCGCCCTCGGCCTGTTCGCCGACTGGACCGACCGCATCGCGGCCGGCGAGGTGCCGCCGGCGCCGCCGCGCCCGCAGGGGCAGGAGCGCAACCTCGTCCTGACGATGTGGGGCTGGGGCGACACGATGGCGATGGTGCACGACGAGATCGCCACCGACAAGCGCAACCCGCACCTGTATCCGGACGGCCCGGTGTACGGCGTCGGCGGGGCCGGGCTGACGATCACCGATCCGGTGACCCACCGCTCGGTGCGGATGGACATGACGACGCGCGATCCGATGCCCGAGCGCGGCGATTCGTACTCCGGCACGACCGCGTTGATCCCGTCGCCGTACTGGGGCACCGAGCGCCCGACCACCCGGGGCTACAGCGCTCACAACCCGATGATGGACGCCAAGGGGCGCCTCTGGATCACGCAGTTGATTCGTGCCCCGGAGAACCCCGACTGGTGCCAGGACGGCTCGGACCATCCGTCGGCGAAGAACTTCCCGATCTCGCGCAGCCAGCGGCAGCTCTCGTACTACGACACCGACAGCGGCGAGTTCGTCCACATCGACACCTGCTACATGACCCACCACCTGCAGTTCGCCGAGGACGAGAACGACACGCTCTGGCTGAGCGGATCGACGGACGTCGTCGGCTGGCTGAACACGAAGCTGTACGACGAGACCGGCGACGAGCAGGCGGCGCAGGGCTGGTGCCCCACCATCGTCGACACGAACGGGGACGGCGTCATCGGCGAGTACACCGAGCCGGGCGAGCCGCAGGAAGCCGGCAAGGACATGCGGTTGGACGGCTTTGCCTACGGCATCATCCCGAACCCGGTCGACGGCTCGATCTGGATCGCCCGGCGCCTGCCGGTGCCGGGCAGCATCGTCCGGCTGGACCTCGGCGACAACCCGCCCGAGACCTGCAGCGCGGAGGTGTACGAGCCGCCGTTCGAGAACCCCGACGTGGACCCGAGCCAGTGGGGCCACGGCGGCCGCGGCATCGACGTGGACCGCAACGGCGTGCTCTGGACGGCACTGGGGGGCAGCGGGCACCTCGCGAGCTTCGACCGCAGCAAGTGCGCCGTGCTGAACGGCCCGACCGCGACCGGGCAGCACTGCCCCGAGGGCTGGACCCTGTACCCGACGCCGGGCCCGCAGATGAAGGGCGTGACGGCGGCGGGTAGCGCCGACTTCCACTACTACAACTGGGTGGACCAGTTCGACACGCTGGGGCTGGGCGCGAACGTGCCGATCGCCAACGGCACGAGCTCGGACGCGCTGCTGGCCCTGCTGCCCGAGACCGGCGAGTGGGTCACACTGCGGGTGCCCTACCCGCTCGGCTTCTACACCCGGGGCCTCGACGGCCGCATCGACGATCGGGAGGCGGGCTGGAAGGGCCGCGGCGTCTGGGCCAGCTACGACTCGGTGACGAACTGGCACCAGGAAGGTGGCAAGGGGATGACGAGCGAGATCGTGCGGTTCCAGATCCGCCCGCACCCGCTGGCCGAGTAA